A segment of the Amycolatopsis thermophila genome:
TCTGGTGCATGTCCAGCGGCCGGGACCCGATCGCGTCCCCGCCGGGCAGCGCCACCACGGCCCGCTTGAGCCGGCCGACGAGCGGGCCGAGCACGCAGACCGACGCCCGCAGCTTGCCCATCGCGGGTGAGTCGGCCCGGTGGGACAGCTCGGACGGCGTCGTGATCTTCGCGGTGTCGCCGTCCAGGACCACCTCGCACCCGACGCTGCGCAGCACGTCCGCCATCAGCGGGACATCGAGGATCTGCGGGCAGTTGGTGATCGTGGTGGTGCCCTCGGCGAGCAGCGCGGCGGCCATCAGCTTCAGAACGCTGTTCTTGGCGCCGACGACCTCGACCTCGCCCACCAGCCGCGCACCACCGTGCACGTCGAAGTGCTCGCTCATGGCCGCCATCATGCCTGCCGGTTCGGGCACTCGAACGGAGGGGCAGGGGATAACAGAGGGCGACCGACTTCGCACGAACGTGTGAAACACTGTGCCTCCCGCGGCGATCATGCGCCCGTGCGTCCCACCAACTGGGGGAACCTTGAGCGAAATGCTGACCCCGCCGGCGTCTCCGTCCCTGCCCGAGGTGCACCGGACCGAGATCGACGGCGTCCCGGTCTTCTGGACCGACCAGCCCGGCCGGCTCAGCGCGAGCCTGCTGTTCGGAGTCGGCCTCGCCCACGAGACGTTCCTGGAGACCGGTATCACGCACCTGGTCGAGCACCTGGCGATGCGGCGGGTGCGCACCACCCGGTACGAGAACAACGCCGCCACCGAGGTCCTGCACACCAGCTTCGACGTCACGAGCGGCCCGGAGAACGTCGTCGAGCACCTGCGCCGCGTGTGCGTCTCGCTGGCGAACCTGGACACCGGCCCGCTCCGGCTGGAGCGGGGCGTGCTGCTGGCCGAGGAGCGCGGCAGCGAGGGCCCGGCGGTGACCGCGTGGCTGCCGTCCGCGCTGTGGTTCGGCAACCGGGCGTTCGGCCTGGCCGGCAACGTCCAGCTCGCGGCCGTCCACGCCGGCCCGGACCAGGTGCGTGAATGGGGCGCGCGCTGGTTCCACCGCGGCAACGCGGCGCTCGTGCTGTCCGGCCCGCCCCCGGCCGGCCTGAGGCTGCCCCTGCCCGGCGGCCCGCCCCGGCAGCCGGTGGCGGCGCAGCCGTTCGACCTGCCCACGCCGGCGCACACGAGCATCCCCAACGGCGTGGTCGGCTGTGCGCTCGTCGACTGGACCGCGGAAACGGCGTGCGCGGCCGGGATCCTGATCCACCGGCTCACCGACCGGCTGCGTCACCTCGAGGGGCTGGTCTACGACATCGCGTTGGACCACCAGGTGGTCGACCCCGACCGGGCCGTCCTCGGGTTCGGCACCGACGTGCCGGACAAGCACGCCGGCCGGGTGGTCGAGGCGATCCGCGCCGAGCTGGCGGAGCTGGGTCGCGGCGGGCCGACCGAGGAGGAGCTGTCGGCCGACCGGGCCGGGCTCGCCGAGGAGATCGGGTCACGGGAGTTCGCGCTGTACCGGGCGTTCGACGCGGCGATGAGCGAGCTGACCGGCTGGCCGTCGGCTGCCGGGCACCAGTCGCGGGTGCTGGCCGGCCTCGACCCGGCGGCCGTCGCCGCGGCCGCCCGCGATCTCGCCGCGCGGCTGGTGTTGTGCGCGCCGGAGCGGTCCGTGCCGCGGGACCTGCCCGAGCTGCCCGGCAGCCCGCTGCCCGCGCCACCGGGACGGGAGGTGAAGCGGGCGCTGGTCGGTGCGACGACGCCGCGCAACTACCGGCTCGTGGTGGGCGACGACGGCCTGTCCACCTACTTCGGGCCGGGCTCCTCGCCCGCCGCGGTGGTGCGGTTCGACGATCTCGCCGGGGTCGGCATCGAGCACACCGACGGTCAGCTGCCGATCCTGCACCTGTTCGGGCGGCACGGCGGGGCGATCACCGTGCGGCCCGGCGACTGGCGTGGCGGGCGGGCGCTGGTGCGGGACCTGCGGGCGCGCATCGATCCGGCGGTGTGTTTCGAAACGCCGGAGGCCATGCGGATGTTCGAGCAGTCGTAGAGTTCTGGGTATGCCGGTACGGATCAACCGCGTGTACACCAGGGTCGGCGATAACGGCACGACCGCGCTCGGCGACGGCTCGCGCGTCCCGAAGACCGACCCGCGGCTGGCCGCCTACGCCGACGTCGACGAGACGAACTCGGTGGTCGGGCTGGCCCTGGCGATGGGCGGGCTGTCCGAGGAGGTCGCCGCGGTGCTGCGGCGCGTGCAGAACGACCTGTTCGACGTGGGCGCCGACCTGTGCTCGCCGGTGGTGCCCGATCCGGAGTTCCCGCCGCTGCGCATCACCGAGGCGTATGTCGAGCGGCTCGAAGGCTGGTGCGACGAGTTCAACGAGCGCCTGCCGAAGCTGACGTCGTTCATCCTGCCGGGCGGCACCCCGGGAGCCGCGTTCCTGCACCAGGCGCGGACGGTGAGCCGGCGCGCCGAGCGGGCCGGGTGGGCGCTGGTCGAGGCCGACCCGGAGCGCACGAACGTGCTGGCGGTGAAGTACCTGAACCGGCTGTCCGACCTGCTCTTCATCCTGGCCCGGCTGGCCAACCCGGACGGCGACGTGCTGTGGCAGCCCGGCGGCGCCGAGGCCTGATCCGCCGCCCGAGCCAGGCCGAAGAGACCCGGGAAACCCTCAAACAGCAAAGGAGCGCCGCTCCCGGGGAGCAGCGCCCTGATCAGGAAGCCCGCGGCACCTGCCGCCCGGGCGGGGCGGACTCCAGCCACGACAGGAAGCCCGTCAGCGCGTCCGGCCCCATCGCGATCTCGATCGGCGCCTGCACGGCCGACTCGCAGCGCAGGACCGTCGCGTCGGAGGGGACCGCGTAGGCTTCCGTGCCGATCGGGTCGCGGCGGTCGGCGATCATCAGCGTTTCGCGCTCGAAGACGCGGTCCGGGCCGGTCCGCAGGCTCCACACCCGGTACCACGCGAACACCTCACCCTCGTACCGGCCGAGCCCCAGGTGCCAGCCGGCGCGGGCGTTGTCCGGATCCCACCGCAGCGCGACGCTCACGCCACCACCGCGGCGCATCCGGACCCACCGGAGGGCGTACCAGAACGCGAGAACGGCAAGACCGAGCAGGACGACCAGGACGACGAGGGCGATTTCCACGGCCGGCTCCTGCTCGACGCCGTATCAGACCGACTGACCGGCCGCGCGGAGCCGGGCTGTCGCCCTGGCGCGCTCCGCCTCGTCCTCGCCGCTCAGGGCCGACCGGGCGGCCTCCACGTCGATCTCCTCGGCGAGCTCGGCCGACTCGGCGAGGATGCTCACCCGCTCGGCGGTCACGGAGAGGAAGCCACCGTGGACCGCGGCGCGGACGGTCTCACCGTCCGTGGTCGTCACCTTGACGACGCCACCCTCGACGAGCTGACCGAGTACCGGTTCGTGACCCGGCATCAGGCCGATCTCACCCTCAGTGGTCTGCGCGACCACGAACGTCGCCTGACCGGACCAGAGGCGGCGCTCGACGGCGACAAGCTCGACGGTCATCTCAGCCACGTAGCTCTCCTTCGTTCCCGCGCCGATGAGCGCAGTCTAATAGGTTCGCGACCGGTTACGACAACGGCGGGGCGGAAGTCCATAAAGGACACCCCACCCCGCCGTCGTCCCGACATCACTTGCCGGTGAGTTCCTTGTACTTCTTCTCGAGGTCGTCGAGGCCACCGATGCCCAGGAACGCCTGCTCCGGGTAGTGGTCGAACTCGCCCTTGGCGATCTTGTCGAACGCCTCGACGGTCTCCGCCCGCGGCACGGTCGAACCCGGCTGGCCGGTGAACTGCTCGGCGACCAGCATGTTCTGCGACAGGAACCGCTCGATGCGGCGCGCCCGCTGCACGGTCAGCTTGTCCTCTTCGGACAGCTCGTCCATACCGAGGATCGCGATGATGTCCTGCAGCTCCTTGTACTTCTGCAGGATCCGGATGACCTCGGACGCCACCCGGTAGTGGTCCTCACCGACGATGGCCGGGTCGAGGATCGTCGAGGTGGACGCCAGCGGGTCGACCGCCGGGAAGATGCCCTTCTGGAACACCGACCGGGACAGCTCGGTGGTGGCGTCCAGGTGGGCGAACGTGGTGGCAGGCGCCGGGTCGGTGTAGTCGTCCGCCGGCACGTAGATCGCCTGCATCGAGGTGATCGAACGGCCCTTGGTCGAGGTGATCCGCTCCTGCAGCTCACCCATCTCGTCGGCCAGCGTCGGCTGGTAACCCACGGCCGAAGGCATGCGGCCCAGCAGGGTCGACACCTCGGAACCGGCCTGGGTGAACCGGAAGATGTTGTCGATGAACAGCAGCACGTCCTGGTTCTTGATGTCGCGGAAGTACTCCGCCATCGTCAGCGCGGACAGCGCGACCCGCATACGGGTGCCCGGCGGCTCGTCCATCTGGCCGAACACGAGCGCGGTGTCGTTGATGACGCCGTCCTCGCTCATCTCCAGGAACAGGTCGGTGCCCTCACGGGTCCGCTCGCCGACACCGGCGAACACCGAGGTGCCACCGAAGTTCCGGGCGACACGGGTGATCATTTCCTTGATCAGAACCGTCTTGCCCACGCCGGCGCCGCCGAACAGGCCGATCTTGCCACCCTGCACGTACGGGGTGAGCAGGTCGATGACCTTGAGGCCGGTCTCCAGCATCTCGGTCTTGCCCTCGAGCTGGTCGAAGGCCGGCGGCTTGCGGTGGATGCTCCAGCGCTCCAGGTCCGCGCCGTAGCCCGGCTGGTCGAGGCAGTCGCCCAGCGCGTTGTAGACGTGGCCCTTGACCTCGTCGCCGACCGGCACCGAGATCGGCGCACCGGTGTCGATGACCTCGGCGCCACGGACGAGACCGTCCTGCGGGGCCAGCGAGATCGTGCGGACGAGGTTGTCGCCGAGGTGCTGCGCCACCTCGAGGGTGATCGTCTTGCGCAGCTGCTCGAAGTCGACCTCGACCTTGAGCGCGTTGAACAGCTCGGGCACGGCGCCGCGCGGGAACTCCACGTCGACGACCGGGCCGGTCACCGAGACGATCCGGCCCTTGGTCCGGGTTTCAGTGGTGGTCATCTACTCATCACTTCCTACAGCGGCGAGCGCATCGGCCCCACCGACGATTTCGCTGATCTCCTGCGTGATCTGGGCCTGCCGGGCCTGGTTGGCCAGCCGGGTGTAGGTCTCCACGAGGTCCTTGGCGTTGTCCGACGCCGACTTCATGGCGGTGCGGCGGGCGGCCAGCTCGGAAGCGGCCGACTCCAGCAGGGCCGAAAAGATCCGCGTGTTGATGTACTTCGGCAGCAGGGCCGACAGCAGCCGGTCCGCGCTGGGCTCGAACTCGTACGCGGGGAGGATGTCGCCCGGGGCGGGCTCGGCGCCCTCCTCGGCGTACTCGATCTCGAGCGGGGCCATCCGCTTGGCGACCGGGGTCTGGGTCAGCATCGACTTGAACTCGGTGTACACGATGTGCACCTCGTCCACGCCGAGGACGCCGTCCTCGCCCGGGCCGTTCGCGTCGTCGTCCGCGCCGGCGAGGAACGCCTTGGTCAGGGTCTCCCCCGCCGCCGCGGCGTTCTCGTAGTGCGGCTGGTCCGAGAACCCCGTCCAGCTGCCGGCGACCTCGCGGCCCCGGAACCGGTAGTAGTTCAGGCCCTTGCCGCCGATGACGTAGACGTGCGGTTCCTTGCCCTCGGAACGCAGCAGCGACAGCAGCTCCTCGGTCGCCCGCAGCACGTTGGTGTTGTAACCACCGCACAGGCCCTTGTCACTGGTCACCACCAGCACGGCCGCCCGCTTCGGGTTCGGCCGCTGGACGAGGAACGGGTCGTCGAGGCTCGCGGCCCCGCCCGCCAGGGCGGAGAGCACCTTGGTGATCTCCGTGGCGTACGGGCGCGAAGCCTCGACCCGTGCCTGGGCACGGCCGATCCGCGAGGTGGCGATCAGCTCCATCGCCTTGGTGATCTTGCCGATCGATTTCGTCGCCCGGATCTTTGCCCGGAGCTCGCGAAGTTGCGCCATCAGCTATCCGGTCACTTCGTCGGGGCGGGCTTGTTGACCTTCACGGTCTCCTGCCCGACCTTGTCGGCGTCCATCGCATCGGCCTCGGCCTCGTTCACGAGCTGCTCACCGGAGGAGGTGGTGAAGCCCTTCTTGAACTCGGTGGCCGCGGCGACGACGCGCTCGGCGAGCTCGTCGGTCCACTTACCCTTGTCGCGGATCTCGGCGAGGATGTCGTCGTGCTTGTGGCGGATGTTCTCCAGCAGCTCGGAGTTGAAGCGAGCCACGTCCTCCACCGGCACGTCGTCGAACTGGCCCTTGGTGCCCAGGTACACGGTGACGACCTGCTGCTCGACCGGGATCGGCGAGTACTGCGGCTGCTTGAGCACCTCGTACAGGCGGGCACCGCGGTCCAGCTGGGCGCGCGAAGTCGGGTCCAGGTCGGAGGCGAAGGCGGCGAACGCCTGCAGCTCCTGGTACTGGGACAGGTCGATCCGCAGCGAACCGGACACCGTCTTCATCGCCTTGATCTGCGCGTCACCACCGACTCGGGAGACCGAGGTGGTCACGTCGACCGCGGGGCGCTGACCCGAGTTGAACAGGTCGGACTGGAAGAAGCACTGCCCGTCGGTGATCGAGATGACGTTGGTGGGGATGTAGGCCGAGATGTCGTTGGCCTTGGTCTCGATGACCGGCAGACCGGTCAGCGAACCGCCACCCAGCTCGTCCGACAGCTTCGCGCAGCGCTCGAGCAGCCGCGAGTGCAAGTAGAAGACGTCGCCGGGGAACGCCTCGCGGCCCGGCGGACGGCGCAGCAGCAGCGAGATCGCGCGGTAGGCGTCGGCCTGCTTGGTCAGGTCGTCGAACACGATCAGGACGTGCTTGCCCTGGTACATCCAGTGCTGGCCCAGCGCCGACCCGGTGTAGGGGGCCAGCCACTTGAAGCCGGCGGAGTCCGACGCGGGGGCCGCGACGATGGTGGTGTACTCCAGCGCGCCCGCGTCCTCGAGGGACTTGCGGACACCGGCGATCGTGGAGCCCTTCTGGCCGACCGCGACGTAGATGCAGCGGACCTGCTTGGTCGGGTCGCCCGTCGCCCAGTTGGCCTTCTGGTTGATGATCGTGTCGACGCAGACCGCGGTCTTGCCGGTCTTGCGGTCGCCGATGATCAGCTGGCGCTGGCCGCGTCCGATCGGGGTCATCGCGTCGATGGCGGTGATACCGGTCTGCAGCGGCTCGGACACCGGCTGGCGCTGCACG
Coding sequences within it:
- a CDS encoding M16 family metallopeptidase, yielding MLTPPASPSLPEVHRTEIDGVPVFWTDQPGRLSASLLFGVGLAHETFLETGITHLVEHLAMRRVRTTRYENNAATEVLHTSFDVTSGPENVVEHLRRVCVSLANLDTGPLRLERGVLLAEERGSEGPAVTAWLPSALWFGNRAFGLAGNVQLAAVHAGPDQVREWGARWFHRGNAALVLSGPPPAGLRLPLPGGPPRQPVAAQPFDLPTPAHTSIPNGVVGCALVDWTAETACAAGILIHRLTDRLRHLEGLVYDIALDHQVVDPDRAVLGFGTDVPDKHAGRVVEAIRAELAELGRGGPTEEELSADRAGLAEEIGSREFALYRAFDAAMSELTGWPSAAGHQSRVLAGLDPAAVAAAARDLAARLVLCAPERSVPRDLPELPGSPLPAPPGREVKRALVGATTPRNYRLVVGDDGLSTYFGPGSSPAAVVRFDDLAGVGIEHTDGQLPILHLFGRHGGAITVRPGDWRGGRALVRDLRARIDPAVCFETPEAMRMFEQS
- a CDS encoding cob(I)yrinic acid a,c-diamide adenosyltransferase, which translates into the protein MPVRINRVYTRVGDNGTTALGDGSRVPKTDPRLAAYADVDETNSVVGLALAMGGLSEEVAAVLRRVQNDLFDVGADLCSPVVPDPEFPPLRITEAYVERLEGWCDEFNERLPKLTSFILPGGTPGAAFLHQARTVSRRAERAGWALVEADPERTNVLAVKYLNRLSDLLFILARLANPDGDVLWQPGGAEA
- a CDS encoding DUF2550 domain-containing protein, encoding MEIALVVLVVLLGLAVLAFWYALRWVRMRRGGGVSVALRWDPDNARAGWHLGLGRYEGEVFAWYRVWSLRTGPDRVFERETLMIADRRDPIGTEAYAVPSDATVLRCESAVQAPIEIAMGPDALTGFLSWLESAPPGRQVPRAS
- a CDS encoding F0F1 ATP synthase subunit epsilon gives rise to the protein MAEMTVELVAVERRLWSGQATFVVAQTTEGEIGLMPGHEPVLGQLVEGGVVKVTTTDGETVRAAVHGGFLSVTAERVSILAESAELAEEIDVEAARSALSGEDEAERARATARLRAAGQSV
- the atpD gene encoding F0F1 ATP synthase subunit beta, with translation MTTTETRTKGRIVSVTGPVVDVEFPRGAVPELFNALKVEVDFEQLRKTITLEVAQHLGDNLVRTISLAPQDGLVRGAEVIDTGAPISVPVGDEVKGHVYNALGDCLDQPGYGADLERWSIHRKPPAFDQLEGKTEMLETGLKVIDLLTPYVQGGKIGLFGGAGVGKTVLIKEMITRVARNFGGTSVFAGVGERTREGTDLFLEMSEDGVINDTALVFGQMDEPPGTRMRVALSALTMAEYFRDIKNQDVLLFIDNIFRFTQAGSEVSTLLGRMPSAVGYQPTLADEMGELQERITSTKGRSITSMQAIYVPADDYTDPAPATTFAHLDATTELSRSVFQKGIFPAVDPLASTSTILDPAIVGEDHYRVASEVIRILQKYKELQDIIAILGMDELSEEDKLTVQRARRIERFLSQNMLVAEQFTGQPGSTVPRAETVEAFDKIAKGEFDHYPEQAFLGIGGLDDLEKKYKELTGK
- a CDS encoding F0F1 ATP synthase subunit gamma, with product MMAQLRELRAKIRATKSIGKITKAMELIATSRIGRAQARVEASRPYATEITKVLSALAGGAASLDDPFLVQRPNPKRAAVLVVTSDKGLCGGYNTNVLRATEELLSLLRSEGKEPHVYVIGGKGLNYYRFRGREVAGSWTGFSDQPHYENAAAAGETLTKAFLAGADDDANGPGEDGVLGVDEVHIVYTEFKSMLTQTPVAKRMAPLEIEYAEEGAEPAPGDILPAYEFEPSADRLLSALLPKYINTRIFSALLESAASELAARRTAMKSASDNAKDLVETYTRLANQARQAQITQEISEIVGGADALAAVGSDE
- the atpA gene encoding F0F1 ATP synthase subunit alpha — protein: MAELTISSDEIRSAIENYVSSYSPEVNREEVGVVVDTGDGVAHVEGLPSTMANELLEFPGGILGVAQNLEPRRIGVVILGNYESIEEGQEVKRTGQILSIPVGEGFLGRVIDPLGKPIDGLGDIPAEDRRALELQAASVVQRQPVSEPLQTGITAIDAMTPIGRGQRQLIIGDRKTGKTAVCVDTIINQKANWATGDPTKQVRCIYVAVGQKGSTIAGVRKSLEDAGALEYTTIVAAPASDSAGFKWLAPYTGSALGQHWMYQGKHVLIVFDDLTKQADAYRAISLLLRRPPGREAFPGDVFYLHSRLLERCAKLSDELGGGSLTGLPVIETKANDISAYIPTNVISITDGQCFFQSDLFNSGQRPAVDVTTSVSRVGGDAQIKAMKTVSGSLRIDLSQYQELQAFAAFASDLDPTSRAQLDRGARLYEVLKQPQYSPIPVEQQVVTVYLGTKGQFDDVPVEDVARFNSELLENIRHKHDDILAEIRDKGKWTDELAERVVAAATEFKKGFTTSSGEQLVNEAEADAMDADKVGQETVKVNKPAPTK